A window of the Mesotoga prima MesG1.Ag.4.2 genome harbors these coding sequences:
- a CDS encoding type II toxin-antitoxin system HicB family antitoxin codes for MDTEIIFLVEEDSVSGFFARALGHPIFTQAETLEELKKNIRDAIRCHFDESELPRIIRLHFVKEEVIAL; via the coding sequence TTGGATACCGAAATAATCTTTCTCGTCGAAGAAGATTCCGTTTCTGGATTTTTTGCACGCGCCTTAGGTCACCCCATATTTACTCAGGCTGAAACACTTGAAGAGCTGAAGAAGAACATCAGGGACGCAATTAGATGTCATTTTGACGAAAGCGAGCTACCGAGGATAATTAGGCTTCATTTCGTTAAGGAAGAGGTAATTGCTCTTTGA
- a CDS encoding nucleotidyl transferase AbiEii/AbiGii toxin family protein: MRYDKQTIGQLASELGFVRDTYEKTLRLVEVLQFIESDTLLLEALALKGGTAINLMIIQLPRLSVDIDLDYCRSISREIMIEDRTVITDKITLFMDANGYRHSDKSKRHYSLESHVFEYTNSGGAKDNIKIEINFSMRAHVLPLEVRRTAIPGIIQEIRSRCVSSIEILSSKIVALLTRGATRDLYDVNKMISLLSLNEREIELLRKCTLFYFSIGSTGIPESFDFDRLKSITKYRIRTELLPVLRKEEKIDLDEMLSMVEKFLSKLLVFTTKERNFIDRFRKHDYHPELLFDDQQIAERIRFHPMALWKTNEV, encoded by the coding sequence GTGAGATACGATAAACAAACTATCGGGCAGCTCGCTTCAGAACTTGGATTTGTCCGTGATACATATGAGAAAACATTGAGATTAGTCGAGGTACTTCAATTCATAGAATCGGATACGCTTCTTTTGGAAGCTTTGGCTTTGAAGGGCGGAACGGCAATTAACTTGATGATCATTCAGCTTCCAAGGCTATCAGTTGATATTGACCTTGACTACTGCAGAAGCATATCCAGGGAAATCATGATTGAAGATAGGACCGTCATTACAGATAAGATTACTCTTTTCATGGACGCGAACGGTTATAGACATAGCGACAAATCGAAGCGTCACTATTCTCTCGAATCACACGTTTTCGAATACACGAATTCAGGAGGAGCAAAAGATAATATAAAGATCGAGATCAACTTTTCAATGAGAGCTCATGTATTACCTTTGGAAGTCAGAAGAACTGCGATTCCTGGAATCATTCAAGAAATACGAAGTCGGTGTGTAAGTTCTATCGAAATACTTTCAAGCAAAATAGTTGCACTTCTCACAAGAGGAGCAACTCGTGATCTCTATGATGTCAACAAAATGATCTCCCTTCTCTCTTTGAATGAAAGAGAGATAGAACTACTTAGAAAGTGCACCCTCTTCTATTTTTCGATAGGAAGTACTGGTATTCCTGAAAGCTTCGATTTTGACAGGCTCAAAAGCATTACTAAGTACCGAATACGCACCGAACTTCTCCCGGTACTTCGGAAAGAAGAGAAAATTGATCTTGATGAAATGCTTAGTATGGTTGAGAAATTCCTTTCAAAACTACTCGTTTTCACTACAAAAGAGAGAAATTTCATAGATAGGTTCAGGAAGCATGACTATCATCCTGAGCTGCTATTCGATGATCAGCAAATTGCTGAGAGAATACGATTCCACCCGATGGCGCTATGGAAAACAAACGAAGTTTGA
- a CDS encoding type IV toxin-antitoxin system AbiEi family antitoxin domain-containing protein: MKYYEQLARLGVFTKSDVEKLVGKSETAGSLLQNYKRRGLIDQVKRNLYVTKSLETGQAIAGRYRIASKIKPRSYITHHSAFEYYGYANQVYYEVYVSAETKFAEFSYHDVRYRFISPRIHDGVVMNPDGVRTTDVERTTLDSINDFERIGGLEELLNCLDAVPSLSERRLVSYLGQYNKRFLYQKTGYILSHFQEKFRLSKGFFELCEHEKGKSVRYFYNAIRFESPTYDSRWKLLVPQELLEIVSKGVKDTGEIR; encoded by the coding sequence ATGAAATACTACGAGCAACTGGCGAGACTGGGAGTTTTCACAAAGAGCGATGTCGAAAAACTTGTGGGAAAGAGCGAAACAGCCGGTTCACTGCTACAGAACTACAAGAGGCGTGGCTTGATTGACCAGGTTAAGCGAAACCTATATGTGACGAAAAGCTTGGAGACTGGGCAGGCAATAGCTGGGCGCTATAGAATCGCATCGAAGATCAAGCCACGGTCTTATATTACGCATCATTCTGCTTTTGAATATTACGGGTATGCCAACCAAGTTTATTATGAGGTATATGTGAGCGCAGAAACGAAGTTCGCTGAGTTTTCCTATCATGATGTGAGATATCGTTTCATTTCTCCGCGAATACACGATGGAGTTGTTATGAATCCAGATGGGGTGAGGACAACAGACGTGGAGAGAACTACGCTAGACAGCATCAATGACTTTGAGAGAATTGGTGGTCTAGAGGAACTTCTTAATTGCTTAGACGCTGTTCCCTCACTTAGTGAAAGGAGACTGGTATCGTATCTGGGTCAATATAACAAGAGATTTCTTTATCAGAAGACCGGATACATACTGAGTCATTTTCAGGAAAAGTTTCGCCTATCAAAAGGTTTCTTCGAGCTATGTGAACACGAGAAAGGGAAGAGTGTTAGATACTTCTATAACGCAATACGCTTTGAATCACCAACTTACGATTCAAGATGGAAACTCCTTGTCCCGCAAGAGCTTTTGGAAATAGTCTCGAAAGGAGTAAAAGATACAGGTGAGATACGATAA
- a CDS encoding HepT-like ribonuclease domain-containing protein, which yields MSKRETTEILEDIVDSIDRITAYADNMSYDEFMSDLKTQDAVIRNIEIIGEAAKQLPYSFTLAHSDIPWRAIAGTRDRLIHDYSGVNYDIVWAVIVSDLPSLRARIREILQTEEN from the coding sequence ATGTCTAAGAGAGAAACTACTGAGATCCTTGAGGATATAGTCGACAGCATAGATCGAATCACAGCCTATGCAGACAACATGTCATATGATGAATTTATGTCAGATTTGAAGACACAGGATGCAGTAATCAGAAACATTGAGATAATAGGAGAAGCAGCAAAACAACTCCCATATAGCTTCACACTAGCCCACAGCGATATTCCGTGGAGAGCAATAGCTGGAACAAGAGACCGACTGATTCACGACTACTCAGGTGTCAACTATGACATAGTGTGGGCGGTCATTGTAAGTGACTTACCTTCTCTACGAGCGAGGATACGTGAAATACTTCAGACTGAGGAAAACTGA
- a CDS encoding nucleotidyltransferase family protein yields the protein MQDLENVIEALRKSLPELKDRFSVSKIGVFGSYVKGNQNDDSDVDIYIEFDRVPGLEFVELAEQLERIVRKKVDLLTPLGLKSIRNARIRQDIEQSIKYV from the coding sequence ATGCAAGACCTAGAAAACGTTATAGAAGCATTGCGTAAAAGCCTTCCCGAGCTAAAAGATCGTTTTTCTGTTTCGAAGATAGGGGTTTTTGGCTCGTATGTGAAAGGAAATCAGAATGACGACAGCGACGTAGATATCTACATAGAGTTTGATAGGGTGCCTGGTTTAGAATTTGTGGAGCTCGCGGAGCAGCTTGAACGCATCGTACGAAAGAAGGTTGATTTACTAACTCCTCTTGGATTAAAAAGCATACGAAACGCCAGAATTAGGCAGGATATTGAGCAGTCGATAAAATATGTCTAA
- a CDS encoding type II toxin-antitoxin system RelE family toxin has product MSSWKTRFHPEALKEVERMDGQIKSLAKSKLKQITANPFVGIAVGNKHGIDLTGYYKAYFFKKKFRIVYSIDSDSRTIFVVSINKREDLLAYNNAFKRRQKGD; this is encoded by the coding sequence ATGAGCAGTTGGAAGACACGATTTCATCCTGAAGCTCTGAAAGAAGTAGAGAGAATGGATGGGCAGATCAAATCGCTTGCAAAGAGCAAACTGAAGCAAATCACTGCAAATCCTTTTGTGGGAATAGCGGTTGGGAATAAACATGGAATAGATCTAACCGGATACTATAAAGCCTATTTCTTCAAGAAGAAGTTCAGAATTGTGTATTCCATTGATTCAGATTCAAGAACGATCTTCGTAGTTAGCATCAACAAAAGAGAAGATCTTCTAGCCTACAATAATGCCTTCAAACGAAGACAAAAAGGGGACTAA
- a CDS encoding TOTE conflict system archaeo-eukaryotic primase domain-containing protein, with amino-acid sequence MDNDLQRLKSRIAEIEEANERLRNNSETPRTGNYMVSHYSSPAEKIALFRSLFFGRQDVYALRWESADGSSGYQPVCKNIWKKGICRKPQIKCSQCESREFAPLTDQVIYNHLSGRISVGIYPLLEDETCRFLVTDLDGDGWEEDAKVFANVCTSLSIPLYIERSRSGNGSHLWLFFKDAIKASIARKLCFELLNRVLESRPRLALGSYDRFFPNQDMLPKGGLGNLIALPLQGASRKNGNTVFLDDDFAPLADQWAHLSSIERIDFSKIADVLRELENSNTEKAINQVRQSKEIFPEQVTLKMDSMISIEKGSLPSSLINEILKLASFDNPEFFRAQAMRLPTYNKPRRISCADEEGDYFQLPRGCLYDSLDLLEKNGVRVNLIDNRSKGSDIEFAFLGKLTRDQDRAASEMLHHDFGILCAPTGSGKTVVGLELIAQRNRGTLILVHRRELLRQWQESACEFLQIPPEEIGQIGLGKNTAKGVLDIALIQTLARNEKTLKGLPDYGQVIVDECQHIPAFTLERVIKSIPAKFITGLTASPKRRDGHERILFMQCGPIRHLMGRKGKIFSERTYVPRQTNLETKADCKPKEIYRAIETDESRNALICDDITRAVEAGRYCLVFSERVQHIEILYELLCHLQNKVFLLHGKQPSKTQDESLDRFQHEINGAALLSTGRYLGEGFDDPRLDTLFLTFPISWKGVLQQYAGRLHRENFGKHEVRIYDYVDENVPMLKKMFENRKRGYKALGYREVVHL; translated from the coding sequence ATGGACAATGATCTCCAAAGACTGAAAAGCCGAATAGCAGAAATTGAAGAGGCCAATGAACGTTTGAGAAACAACTCGGAAACCCCTAGAACTGGTAATTACATGGTCTCACACTATTCATCGCCGGCTGAGAAGATAGCCCTCTTCAGATCGCTTTTCTTCGGCAGGCAGGATGTGTATGCGCTTCGATGGGAAAGCGCCGATGGTTCTTCCGGCTACCAGCCTGTGTGCAAAAACATCTGGAAGAAGGGAATTTGCAGGAAACCTCAGATCAAGTGTTCTCAGTGCGAGTCGAGAGAGTTCGCGCCGCTGACAGATCAGGTGATCTATAACCATCTTTCAGGAAGGATTTCTGTGGGAATCTATCCCCTTCTCGAGGACGAAACCTGCAGGTTCCTTGTCACCGATTTAGATGGTGACGGATGGGAAGAGGATGCGAAAGTATTCGCAAATGTCTGCACCTCACTTTCGATTCCGCTTTACATAGAGAGATCAAGATCTGGAAATGGTTCTCATCTATGGTTATTCTTCAAAGACGCAATTAAGGCCTCTATAGCTCGGAAGCTCTGTTTCGAATTGCTTAACCGGGTTCTTGAAAGCCGGCCAAGACTGGCCTTAGGATCTTATGACAGGTTTTTTCCTAATCAAGACATGCTTCCAAAGGGCGGACTTGGTAATCTGATAGCTCTTCCCTTGCAGGGAGCTTCAAGGAAAAATGGAAACACGGTATTCCTGGACGATGATTTTGCGCCCCTCGCAGACCAATGGGCTCATCTCTCATCGATTGAGAGGATTGATTTCTCGAAGATTGCAGATGTTTTGCGCGAACTGGAAAACAGCAATACAGAAAAAGCGATTAACCAAGTGAGACAAAGCAAAGAAATCTTCCCTGAACAAGTAACGCTGAAAATGGACAGTATGATAAGTATTGAGAAGGGTTCTCTTCCATCCTCCTTAATCAATGAGATTCTTAAGTTAGCATCTTTCGATAATCCCGAATTTTTCAGAGCGCAGGCAATGAGACTGCCAACATACAACAAGCCAAGGCGAATTAGCTGCGCAGATGAAGAAGGAGACTACTTCCAGTTGCCCAGAGGTTGTTTGTATGATTCACTTGATCTTCTTGAAAAGAATGGAGTGCGGGTTAATCTAATCGACAATCGGTCTAAGGGAAGTGACATTGAGTTCGCTTTTTTAGGTAAATTGACACGGGATCAGGATAGGGCCGCCAGCGAGATGCTGCACCACGACTTTGGAATTCTTTGCGCTCCAACTGGTTCCGGAAAGACTGTAGTTGGTCTAGAGCTAATCGCTCAAAGAAACCGGGGCACACTTATTCTTGTTCATCGACGAGAGCTTTTGCGACAGTGGCAGGAAAGCGCTTGCGAGTTTCTTCAGATCCCACCCGAGGAGATAGGACAAATAGGTCTTGGAAAGAATACCGCAAAAGGTGTCCTGGATATAGCTCTCATACAGACTCTTGCGCGTAATGAAAAAACTTTGAAGGGTCTTCCCGACTACGGTCAAGTAATAGTTGATGAATGTCAGCATATACCGGCTTTTACATTAGAAAGAGTTATCAAGAGTATTCCCGCTAAGTTCATAACAGGTCTGACGGCTTCACCAAAGAGAAGGGACGGCCACGAAAGGATTTTGTTCATGCAGTGCGGTCCTATCAGACATCTGATGGGTAGAAAAGGGAAGATCTTCTCAGAAAGAACGTATGTACCCAGGCAGACTAATCTTGAGACAAAAGCAGACTGCAAACCCAAGGAAATCTACAGGGCAATAGAGACAGATGAAAGTAGAAATGCTTTGATCTGTGACGACATTACGAGGGCTGTTGAAGCAGGAAGATACTGCCTTGTCTTCTCAGAAAGGGTTCAACACATTGAAATTCTCTACGAGTTGCTATGCCATCTTCAGAACAAAGTCTTCTTACTGCACGGCAAACAGCCCAGTAAGACACAAGACGAATCACTGGATCGATTCCAACATGAGATCAACGGTGCAGCGTTGCTATCCACAGGAAGATACCTCGGTGAAGGATTCGATGATCCCAGGCTTGACACTCTTTTTCTCACATTTCCGATTTCCTGGAAGGGAGTTCTTCAGCAATATGCTGGAAGACTACACAGGGAGAACTTCGGCAAGCATGAAGTCAGAATCTACGATTACGTCGACGAGAATGTGCCAATGTTGAAGAAAATGTTTGAAAATCGCAAGAGGGGATACAAGGCGCTAGGATATAGGGAAGTGGTGCATCTATAA
- a CDS encoding type II toxin-antitoxin system Phd/YefM family antitoxin, with the protein MKTVNVRDVRNRFSEIVDRKEELLILRRGVPVMKISPVSKEDLMKYYLSKAQEEAEKIGLSEKEGLQVLEELRKEMKDEGRY; encoded by the coding sequence ATGAAAACGGTTAATGTTAGAGATGTTCGAAACAGATTCAGCGAAATTGTTGACAGAAAAGAAGAGCTTTTGATTCTAAGGCGTGGTGTTCCGGTGATGAAGATATCACCCGTCTCTAAGGAAGACTTAATGAAATACTATCTTTCAAAGGCACAAGAGGAAGCAGAAAAGATCGGGCTCAGTGAAAAAGAGGGCCTGCAAGTTCTAGAGGAGTTGAGAAAAGAGATGAAAGATGAAGGTCGTTATTGA
- a CDS encoding putative toxin-antitoxin system toxin component, PIN family — MKVVIDTNVMISAALGSKTCSKTVLKALEQGVIEPQIFVLELQRFIMKLKGKEKYGHIQLEGLSNFIDYFLMTVEIVDDYKLVTYSTDFPDNHFISLAAARNALLITGHKLCLKSALGGNVNCRTPAQYLSDSF, encoded by the coding sequence ATGAAGGTCGTTATTGATACGAACGTTATGATTTCGGCGGCTCTCGGCTCCAAGACTTGTAGCAAGACCGTTCTTAAGGCACTAGAACAGGGGGTAATCGAACCGCAGATATTTGTGCTGGAGTTACAAAGGTTCATAATGAAACTGAAAGGAAAGGAAAAGTACGGGCACATTCAATTAGAAGGACTTTCGAATTTCATAGATTATTTCTTAATGACAGTAGAGATTGTAGATGACTACAAGTTGGTTACTTACAGCACTGATTTTCCCGACAATCATTTCATTTCATTGGCTGCAGCGCGAAACGCCTTGCTTATAACTGGTCATAAACTTTGTCTCAAAAGTGCACTAGGTGGCAATGTAAATTGCAGGACGCCAGCTCAATATCTAAGTGATTCTTTTTAA
- a CDS encoding amidohydrolase, whose translation MSILLKNGTIYPITSEPFVGDILINKGKIERIGQGLEESEAEIIDVSGKYVFPGFIDAHSHIGIYEEGVGGYYGDGNEATDPLTPDVSVVDAFNPQDTAIKRALSGGVTTVMVVPGSANPVGGQGAIFKFKKTLIVDDMVVRSPAGLKMATGENPKRVYGEGFKKTPSTRLGTAAVIRGYFQKVRAYMDKKKAAEKEGKPFTDFDPKLEVGEKVLRKEIPARIHAHRQDDILTAIRLSKEFDFDVVIEHATEGYKIVDFLKENNVPVVLGPIFGFRTKLELKDMSYDAPRILNEKGVLAAFMCDHPVIPLENTNVQLGVALRYGSKEEDLLKMVTINAAKILKIDERVGSLEVGKDADIAIWTKHPFNLAAKAERVFIEGEEVYSDL comes from the coding sequence ATGTCAATACTACTAAAGAACGGGACTATTTACCCCATCACTTCTGAGCCCTTCGTAGGGGATATTCTGATCAACAAGGGAAAGATCGAACGGATAGGACAAGGACTCGAAGAGTCTGAGGCTGAAATTATCGATGTTTCGGGCAAGTACGTATTTCCGGGATTCATTGATGCCCACTCACACATTGGTATTTACGAAGAGGGGGTTGGGGGCTACTATGGTGATGGCAACGAAGCCACAGATCCCCTTACTCCGGATGTCTCCGTTGTCGATGCGTTCAATCCCCAGGATACAGCAATAAAACGGGCATTGTCCGGAGGTGTTACTACAGTCATGGTAGTTCCAGGCAGTGCCAATCCAGTTGGAGGACAGGGTGCTATCTTCAAGTTCAAGAAAACCCTGATAGTTGATGACATGGTCGTTCGTTCCCCGGCGGGGCTGAAAATGGCAACCGGCGAGAACCCAAAGAGAGTCTACGGTGAGGGTTTCAAGAAAACTCCCTCCACGAGACTGGGAACGGCAGCTGTTATCCGTGGCTACTTCCAGAAAGTTAGAGCCTATATGGACAAGAAAAAGGCGGCCGAAAAAGAGGGAAAGCCTTTCACAGATTTTGACCCGAAACTAGAAGTCGGGGAAAAGGTACTGAGAAAAGAGATCCCTGCTAGAATTCACGCTCACAGACAGGACGATATTCTCACAGCAATCAGGCTCTCAAAGGAATTTGATTTCGATGTAGTGATCGAACACGCGACGGAAGGTTATAAGATTGTCGATTTTCTCAAAGAAAACAATGTGCCGGTAGTTCTCGGGCCAATCTTTGGATTCAGGACAAAGCTTGAGCTTAAGGATATGAGTTATGACGCTCCAAGGATCCTCAACGAAAAGGGCGTTCTCGCAGCCTTCATGTGCGATCACCCCGTTATTCCCCTTGAGAACACGAACGTGCAGCTTGGGGTAGCCTTACGGTACGGGTCAAAAGAGGAAGATCTTTTGAAGATGGTCACCATAAATGCCGCTAAGATCCTGAAGATCGACGAAAGAGTTGGATCGCTCGAAGTTGGAAAAGATGCCGATATTGCAATCTGGACAAAGCATCCATTCAATCTGGCAGCCAAGGCAGAGAGAGTTTTCATAGAAGGCGAGGAAGTTTACAGCGATCTTTGA
- a CDS encoding C-GCAxxG-C-C family protein — MLEDAVGKQYSRNDAERNCAEAMVYGANDEYGLDLPQEAFFTMGAFGGGMRIKSICGAVTGSLAVLGILFNSEIYEKQERMKRIAEEFIAEFEKRYGHLECSVLRDKYRDPVIGCETTVRMAARVLEEIIQKYRREITYRAK, encoded by the coding sequence ATGCTTGAGGATGCGGTTGGAAAACAGTATTCGAGAAACGATGCGGAGAGGAACTGCGCAGAGGCAATGGTATATGGAGCGAACGATGAGTACGGTCTTGACCTGCCCCAGGAGGCCTTCTTCACGATGGGCGCCTTCGGAGGAGGCATGAGAATCAAGAGTATCTGCGGAGCCGTCACAGGTTCACTTGCAGTACTTGGAATCCTCTTCAACAGCGAGATCTATGAAAAACAAGAAAGAATGAAACGAATAGCAGAGGAGTTCATTGCCGAATTCGAGAAGAGATACGGTCATCTCGAATGCTCAGTACTAAGAGACAAGTATCGTGATCCTGTGATCGGATGTGAAACAACTGTACGAATGGCGGCTCGGGTTCTCGAAGAGATTATTCAAAAATACAGGAGAGAGATTACGTACAGAGCGAAGTGA
- a CDS encoding BMP family ABC transporter substrate-binding protein, translating into MRRAILLFSLLLAVTFAASKFSVGILITGEIGGNAIYELVQKGALEMASEEIEIKIVEGGYNQSKWEQMLISLAALGRYDLLMTFTEGMPASVNKVAEMFPNQKFALLDGIIENPLPNTYSVAFKDDEMTFLAGIFAALITSSSLPGANEEKVVGLIAGDTYPAMTNVMRPSFENGVKTVDPSIRVFFGVVGSWSDPARGSELAAKQFDAGADVILSIAGGSGIGVIEEASVRGKYVITVDSNMISMNPSVILGSFLKHIDVLVKNTIADAKAGTLPFGTSKRVGIAEGMIDYTHDDPNFVRNVPDDIRAQLAEWFEKIKAEGLPKINNE; encoded by the coding sequence ATGCGAAGAGCAATACTTCTTTTTTCCCTGCTATTGGCGGTTACATTTGCCGCATCGAAGTTCAGTGTAGGGATTCTTATCACGGGAGAGATTGGTGGAAACGCCATTTACGAACTTGTACAAAAGGGCGCGCTTGAAATGGCCTCCGAGGAGATAGAGATAAAGATCGTCGAAGGTGGATACAACCAGTCAAAGTGGGAGCAAATGCTTATCAGCCTTGCGGCATTGGGTAGGTACGATCTTCTCATGACCTTCACCGAAGGTATGCCGGCAAGCGTAAATAAAGTCGCCGAAATGTTCCCAAACCAGAAGTTCGCGTTACTGGACGGGATTATCGAGAACCCTCTTCCAAACACTTATTCTGTGGCTTTCAAAGACGACGAAATGACCTTTCTTGCCGGAATCTTCGCAGCACTGATAACTTCAAGCAGTTTGCCAGGAGCAAATGAAGAGAAAGTGGTGGGGTTGATCGCAGGGGACACTTACCCCGCGATGACCAATGTCATGAGACCCTCTTTCGAGAATGGCGTAAAGACGGTTGATCCTTCGATTCGAGTGTTTTTCGGTGTTGTTGGTAGCTGGTCGGATCCAGCTAGAGGGAGCGAACTCGCTGCGAAGCAGTTCGATGCCGGAGCAGACGTTATCCTCTCCATTGCCGGTGGCAGTGGTATAGGAGTCATTGAAGAGGCCTCGGTCAGAGGCAAATATGTGATCACGGTCGACTCTAACATGATCTCTATGAACCCCTCCGTTATTCTTGGGAGTTTCCTGAAGCACATAGACGTTTTGGTGAAGAATACTATCGCAGATGCCAAAGCCGGCACACTCCCCTTCGGTACTTCCAAGAGGGTTGGAATAGCAGAAGGAATGATCGATTATACTCACGATGATCCAAATTTCGTGAGAAATGTTCCGGATGACATTCGTGCCCAACTTGCCGAATGGTTCGAAAAAATAAAGGCGGAAGGACTGCCAAAGATCAATAATGAGTAG
- a CDS encoding MurR/RpiR family transcriptional regulator, whose translation MSSLIQSYNEALGLFTQTEEKIAGFIMTNPEAALELSVNDLASRLNVSPSMVVKASQKMGFTGYSQLKLAVASELNVLVQREKSTILIEDLDAYEDLVSSTIREAYSRLSEDDLKKAAELLVESENIDIYAFGFDAVAGHDLYLKMLQSGKRVKLIENGYEQMISAYNLKDDSVVVAISSTGTSIDLLDALKFSEKTGASVITITPVGSRLSTYSNVNLESYYSKLIFPEGGLITRVVQLMILDVLYLKFLQISGKNFEEKYSKFREVLDFKRRGTKKERD comes from the coding sequence ATGAGTAGCCTTATACAGTCCTACAATGAAGCCTTAGGACTATTCACTCAGACGGAAGAGAAGATAGCAGGCTTCATCATGACAAATCCAGAAGCGGCGCTGGAGCTTTCAGTGAACGATCTTGCCTCAAGGTTGAATGTGTCTCCATCAATGGTCGTGAAGGCTTCACAAAAAATGGGTTTCACAGGCTATTCGCAGCTGAAATTAGCTGTCGCCAGCGAGCTTAACGTGCTTGTGCAGCGGGAAAAGTCAACTATTCTGATCGAGGACCTGGACGCCTACGAGGACCTAGTATCCTCAACAATTCGTGAAGCCTATTCCCGTCTTAGCGAAGACGACTTAAAGAAGGCGGCAGAGCTTCTGGTCGAGAGCGAAAATATAGACATCTACGCGTTCGGTTTCGATGCAGTAGCGGGACACGATCTCTACCTGAAGATGCTGCAAAGCGGCAAAAGGGTCAAGCTCATCGAGAACGGATACGAACAGATGATATCTGCATACAATTTGAAAGATGATTCTGTCGTTGTTGCTATATCCAGCACTGGAACTTCGATAGACTTGTTAGACGCGCTGAAGTTTTCCGAGAAGACGGGAGCTTCGGTAATCACGATAACACCGGTGGGATCAAGGCTGAGCACTTATTCGAACGTGAATCTCGAAAGCTATTACTCTAAGCTGATCTTCCCGGAGGGTGGTCTTATAACTCGTGTAGTGCAGCTGATGATCCTGGACGTGCTTTACCTGAAGTTTCTTCAGATTTCAGGCAAGAACTTCGAGGAAAAGTATTCGAAGTTCAGAGAAGTTCTCGACTTCAAGCGAAGAGGCACAAAAAAAGAGAGGGACTGA
- a CDS encoding TetR/AcrR family transcriptional regulator, which yields MRAKLSSRERIIRAARKAFAERGHDGVSMSEIAQMAGVKKALIYYYFPSKEDLFYEVWQYSIDELEDHVFSETSDENVYVSKLKRILRSYIDFITSKNEIKKIMDQERANLSREDNESWKRVRDRYEALKEKLSSAINDAKAAQEISKDVDPDSAADLILNGFSITEDPDGLESIREIIWRGLFSNSGE from the coding sequence GTGCGAGCAAAGTTATCTTCTAGAGAGAGGATTATAAGAGCCGCCCGGAAGGCCTTTGCGGAGAGAGGTCACGACGGCGTCAGCATGTCTGAGATTGCGCAGATGGCTGGAGTGAAAAAGGCACTTATTTACTACTACTTTCCGAGCAAAGAAGATCTTTTTTACGAAGTTTGGCAATACTCTATTGACGAGCTCGAAGATCATGTCTTTTCCGAAACAAGCGACGAGAACGTTTATGTCTCAAAGCTCAAGAGGATTCTGAGATCGTACATAGATTTCATAACGAGCAAAAATGAGATCAAGAAAATCATGGATCAGGAACGTGCGAACCTTAGCAGGGAAGACAACGAGTCCTGGAAGAGAGTGAGAGACAGATACGAAGCCTTGAAAGAGAAGTTGTCGTCGGCCATAAATGATGCAAAGGCTGCTCAGGAAATTTCGAAGGACGTCGATCCAGATAGCGCAGCAGACCTGATACTGAATGGTTTCAGTATAACGGAAGACCCTGACGGGCTAGAAAGCATAAGAGAAATAATCTGGAGGGGCCTGTTTAGCAACTCCGGAGAGTAA